One genomic window of Bombus fervidus isolate BK054 chromosome 14, iyBomFerv1, whole genome shotgun sequence includes the following:
- the Stol gene encoding voltage-dependent calcium channel subunit stolid isoform X3 — MFLSVEKFVHCGVLLLLWIKSSYQQEEDIPHNEVKNWALKFGVDLWEFGKQVTKMSEIQRKYHDMEAQVEKKDGLVVVRDIATEVKNMLDFKMNAVMRLVESAEQAAVSAPRDGNVVPKYYPSQRFDVASDGKMSGTGQEPLLSTNRHFDHLAVNITFSAVLLPAGVKEIDREVAAGIQWSQYLDLLFVNNYESDSSLSWQYYGATSGFLRRFPAISWPPIEERSFSTGKSANRVVRDVYDFRISNWFVGAANSPKDLAILVDIDCYASERNKRLAVTTIKTILDTLGPNDYVNVYRYGDTAEEIVQCFKDSLVQASPENIQELKIATSSMKHEEMPKNISAALGTAFEILHKYNKTVQGSQCNQAIMLITTDNAGLPTEVIKRYNSPHMPIRIFTYLIGGDKSPELHNVACSNKGFYARITELEDIRSKVFEYIKVLARPMVLYQHEHPIHWSPAYVGGKSGRYGKEHIGQLMMSVTAPILDRRNYTTKTANLLGIVGTDVPIEEIQKLVSPYKLGVNAYSFIVDNNGRVLYHPDLRPLPGNVDYEETLKPTYINVDLSEVELAEYDGPLHPLNNSLLLDLRHDMIDQKEGETSFAIKIHYDNMRRVTIRRHNYFYTPIEGTPFSLGLALPENYGMFQLKAEQEIKRAIINVTDYFKGNNWKVHPDWVYCEYSSASDKWFPTPEERVLHFLARTQSPGWKWMSLRPRSPSSHHKQASKPDKDAYYCDKTLVQSLVLDALVTDGFDKRGAMHKEENQSQGKGTFGVTRSFIATKSGLFRWHEHQQTEETTNEPPFADEYARAIDSSWYKRAVDQHYIEPESFVFSVPFDAADSPNPLVTATHAVFIGTGHRAPAAVVGLQFQHSSLASRFVNITSTCSGTSCKKNCASEALDCYILDNNGFIIISERHEHTGKFFGEIDGTIMDSLVQDRIYRKVTVTDYQGTCSPQESHQSAAPRTFSGSIMTTIAILGNFLWSMAFGFNFQNLWQVAFAFAGESARALDEDSMGEFHEFDPLVISRDSIDETTEGNEEAFPRLPAIAAATPVSPGTTRATSAHYPQRNLRSCEKKTDLYILQPERLNTSGQSNPLKGKLTNCHDTGCERPFSVQKIRHTNLILLVVDTLCPCGSKQLSIEPIEALTEPGACIARRERLYRRRPPKCINYHPEEMEIKFCGSASRPCRFFSTLVIAIVSSTLAARFA, encoded by the exons ATGTTTCTGTCCGTGGAAAAATTTGTGCACTGTGGAGTGTTGTTACTGTTATGGATCAAATCAAGTTATCAGCAAGAAGAGGATATACCTCATAACGA AGTAAAGAACTGGGCCTTAAAATTTGGCGTTGATTTATGGGAATTTGGCAAACAAGTTACGAAAATGAGCGAAATACAAAGG AAATATCACGATATGGAAGCGCAAGTTGAGAAAAAGGATGGACTGGTCGTTGTCCGAGACATAGCCACGGAAGTAAAAAACATGTTGGACTTTAAAATGAACGCCGTTATG AGGTTGGTAGAGAGTGCCGAACAGGCAGCTGTGTCGGCACCGAGAGACGGGAACGTAGTGCCGAAATATTATCCTTCTCAGCGTTTCGACGTTGCTTCAGACGGAAAAATGTCGGGAACGGGACAAGAACCCTTGCTCTCGACTAATCGACACTTCGATCACTTAGCTGTGAACATTACTTTTTCGGCCGTTTTATTACCTGCTGGAGTAAAAGAAATTG ATCGCGAAGTAGCCGCTGGTATCCAATGGAGTCAATATTTGGATTTGTtgtttgttaataattacGAGAGCGATTCTTCGCTTTCCTGGCAATATTACGGAGCGACTTCGGGATTCTTAAGACGTTTTCCTG CAATTTCTTGGCCGCCTATCGAGGAACGAAGTTTCAGCACTGGTAAAAGCGCGAATCGAGTCGTTCGAGACGTGTACGATTTCCGAATTTCTAACTGGTTCGTTGGAGCCGCGAATAGTCCGAAAGACCTGGCGATATTGGTCGATATCGACTGCTACGCCTCAGAGAGGAATAAGCGTTTGGCCGTAACTACTATTAAAACTATACTCGATACCTTGGGTCCTAACGATTACgttaacgtttatcgttacgGAGATACCGCGGAAGAGATCGTACAATGCTTCAAAGACAGTTTGGTTCAAGCGTCACCTGAAAATATCCAAGAATTGAAAATAGCAACGAGTTCTATGAAGCACGAGGAAATGCCAAAAAATATCTCGGCTGCTCTTGGGACCGCGTTTGAGATTCttcataaatataacaaaacgGTACAAGGGAGTCAGTGCAATCAAGCGATCATGTTAATTACTACGGATAACGCTGGCCTACCTACAGAGGTGATAAAACGATACAATTCGCCTCACATGCCTATCCGTATTTTTACGTATCTAATTGGTGGTGACAAAAGTCCGGAATTACACAACGTAGCATGCTCGAACAAAG GATTCTACGCGAGGATCACTGAACTGGAAGACATTAGAAGTAAAGTTTTCGAATATATAAAAGTGCTCGCACGACCTATGGTGCTCTACCAACACGAACATCCTATTCATTGGAGTCCAGCTTACGTTGGCGGAAAG AGCGGTAGATATGGTAAAGAACACATTGGCCAGTTAATGATGTCAGTCACCGCGCCTATTTTAGATCGTCGGAATTATACG ACGAAAACGGCTAACTTATTGGGTATCGTCGGCACGGATGTACCTATAGAAGAGATACAGAAGTTGGTTTCACCTTATAAG TTGGGTGTCAACGCATATTCTTTTATCGTCGACAATAACGGCCGCGTTTTGTATCATCCGGATTTACGACCATTG CCAGGAAACGTAGAC TACGAGGAAACGTTAAAACCCACGTATATCAACGTAGATTTGTCGGAAGTCGAACTTGCCGAGTACGATGGACCGTTGCACCCGTTGAATAATTCCCTTCTGCTCGAT TTGAGGCACGACATGATTGATCAAAAAGAAGGGGAAACTAGTTTCGCCATCAAAATTCATTACGACAATATG AGACGAGTTACCATTAGACGtcacaattatttttatacaccgATAGAAGGAACTCCGTTTTCATTGGGGCTGGCATTGCCCGAAAACTATGGTATGTTTCAATTGAAGGCCGAACAAGAAATCAAACGTGCGATAATAAACG TAACCGACTATTTCAAGGGGAACAATTGGAAGGTGCATCCCGATTGGGTGTACTGTGAATATAGTTCGGCTTCCGATAAGTGGTTTCCTACCCCCGAAGAACGCGTTCTCCATTTTTTGGCACGAACGCAAAGTCCGGGGTGGAAATGGATGTCCTTGAGACCAAGGAGTCCGAGCTCGCATCATAAACAAGCGAGCAAGCCCGACAAAGATGCTTATTATT GTGATAAAACGTTAGTGCAGTCCCTCGTGTTGGATGCGTTGGTCACCGACGGTTTCGACAAAAGAGGTGCGATGCACAAAGAGGAAAATCAAAG TCAAGGAAAAGGCACGTTCGGTGTAACAAGGAGTTTCATCGCAACGAAAAGCGGCCTATTTCGTTGGCACGAGCATCAACAAACTGAAGAAACCACGAACGAACC CCCGTTTGCTGACGAGTATGCAAGAGCTATAGATTCTTCATGGTATAAACGCGCCGTCGACCAACACTATATAGAACCGGAAAGTTTCGTTTTCAGCGTGCCTTTTGACGCCG CCGACAGCCCCAATCCACTGGTCACGGCCACTCACGCGGTTTTCATCGGGACGGGACATAGAGCACCAGCAGCGGTCGTAGGTTTACAGTTTCAACATTCTTCACTGGCCTCTCGTTTCGTCAACATTACTTCGACG TGCAGTGGTACGAGCTGCAAGAAGAACTGCGCTTCCGAAGCATTAGACTGCTACATCTTAGACAATAACGGTTTCATTATAATCAGCGAACGACACGAGCATACCGGGAAATTCTTCGGCGAAATCGACGGTACTATAATGGATTCTCTGGTTCAGGACAGGATTTATAG GAAAGTAACGGTGACCGATTACCAGGGCACTTGTAGTCCGCAAGAATCTCATCAATCGGCCGCACCGAGGACTTTCTCCGGATCCATCATGACGACGATCGCGATACTGGGAAATTTTCTGTGGAGCATGGCGTTcggttttaattttcaaaatttatggCAAGTTGCTTTCGCGTTCGCTGGCGAATCCGCGAGGGCACTCGATG AAGACTCGATGGGAGAATTTCACGAGTTCGATCCGCTCGTGATAAGTAGAGACTCGATCGACGAAACAACGGAGGGCAACGAAGAAGCGTTCCCAAGGCTTCCGGCAATTGCCGCCGCAACCCCTGTTTCTCCCGGGACAACGCGAGCTACGTCCGCCCATTATCCACAGAGAAATTTGAGATCTTGCGAGAAGAAGACGGATCTTTATATTCTACAACCCGAGAGATTGAATACCAGCGGTCAAAGTAATCCGTTGAAAGGAAAGTTAACCAACTGTCATGACACCGGTTGCGAAAG GCCGTTCAGCGTACAAAAGATTCGCCATACGAATTTGATTCTGCTGGTGGTAGACACGTTGTGTCCATGCGGGAGTAAACAATTGAGCATCGAGCCCATAGAGGCTCTGACGGAGCCTGGTGCTTGTATCGCGAGAAGAGAACGTTTGTATCGTCGTAGGCCTCCGAAATGTATAAACTACCATCCGGAGGAGATGGAGATCAAGTTTTGTGGTAGCGCGAGTCGTCCTTGTCGTTTCTTTTCCACGTTGGTTATCGCGATTGTTTCGAGCACACTCGCGGCGCGATTCGCGTGA